A single region of the Microlunatus panaciterrae genome encodes:
- a CDS encoding sirohydrochlorin chelatase, with translation MTAPSLILLGYGSSDPRVAQVSHELRAELNRLRPELDVHVAFLDHCPPSGPQVISKLVKRGVQEVVFVPLLLSDAFKARVEVPALVAKVQANHPGLRVTASSPIGPDASLLSIVDRRLRDALRSRRVTELDGLVFAAAGSSDVRSNALVARRARQWATHHKLPCVTAFATVSGPSTAEAVRSLRAQGRRHIAVGGWFLAPGLLYTRQAELAYEAGAVAVSAPLGAEPEIAHAALSRYVVAAIDLVDVDQGVEAAEPEEAAPVRHLSVVSA, from the coding sequence ATGACCGCTCCTTCACTTATCCTGCTGGGCTACGGATCCAGCGACCCGCGGGTCGCCCAGGTCAGCCACGAGCTTCGGGCCGAGCTCAACCGGCTCCGGCCCGAGCTCGACGTGCATGTGGCCTTTCTCGACCACTGCCCGCCGAGTGGACCGCAGGTGATCAGCAAGCTGGTAAAGCGTGGCGTCCAGGAGGTCGTCTTCGTCCCGCTGCTGCTCTCCGACGCGTTCAAGGCCAGGGTCGAGGTGCCGGCGCTGGTGGCCAAGGTGCAGGCGAACCATCCCGGCCTGCGGGTGACCGCGTCCAGCCCGATCGGCCCGGACGCCAGCCTGCTGTCGATCGTCGACCGCCGGCTCCGCGACGCGCTGCGGTCCCGACGCGTCACCGAGCTGGACGGACTGGTGTTCGCCGCAGCGGGCAGCTCCGACGTCCGGAGCAATGCGCTGGTGGCCCGCCGGGCCCGGCAGTGGGCGACCCACCACAAGCTGCCCTGTGTCACCGCCTTCGCGACCGTGTCCGGTCCGTCCACTGCCGAGGCCGTTCGCAGCCTCCGGGCGCAGGGTCGCCGGCACATCGCGGTCGGCGGCTGGTTCCTGGCACCGGGTCTGTTGTACACCCGGCAGGCGGAGCTGGCGTACGAGGCCGGTGCCGTCGCCGTGTCCGCTCCACTGGGTGCCGAGCCCGAGATCGCGCACGCAGCGCTCAGCCGGTATGTGGTTGCCGCCATCGATCTGGTCGATGTCGACCAGGGCGTCGAGGCGGCTGAGCCGGAGGAGGCGGCCCCGGTCCGACACCTCAGCGTGGTCAGCGCCTGA
- a CDS encoding NUDIX hydrolase, protein MRAWEQEFAELFAPRFIDYASADVQFSLEAPPPELVSRIHLVARTGEGSVIVCVNDLGWRFLPGGTREPGEELAAGLDREIREEAGARRIGPWSVVGAFRAQIRAPEPYRPHMPHPVAYWAYAVADVLLDGLPTNPPDGEQVTEVLVLPPADAADFLAVHDPIHADVVRLTAAMGLI, encoded by the coding sequence ATGCGGGCATGGGAGCAGGAGTTCGCGGAGCTGTTCGCACCGAGGTTCATCGACTACGCCAGCGCCGACGTGCAGTTCTCGCTCGAGGCACCGCCGCCGGAGCTGGTGAGCCGCATCCATCTGGTCGCCAGAACGGGGGAGGGCAGCGTCATCGTCTGCGTCAACGACCTCGGGTGGCGCTTCCTGCCGGGCGGTACCCGTGAGCCGGGAGAGGAGCTCGCGGCCGGGCTGGACCGCGAGATCCGGGAGGAGGCGGGTGCGCGACGCATCGGTCCGTGGTCGGTGGTCGGCGCCTTCCGCGCCCAGATCCGAGCCCCCGAGCCCTATCGCCCGCACATGCCGCATCCGGTCGCCTACTGGGCCTACGCCGTTGCCGACGTGCTGCTCGACGGCCTACCGACCAACCCGCCCGACGGTGAACAGGTCACGGAGGTGCTGGTGCTGCCGCCGGCCGACGCGGCAGACTTCCTGGCCGTGCACGACCCGATCCACGCCGACGTTGTCCGGCTGACCGCAGCCATGGGTCTGATCTGA
- a CDS encoding sulfate adenylyltransferase subunit 1 — MPGTVTRPAPRTATPGRTLLRLATAGSVDDGKSTLVGRLLFDTNSVLSDTLDHVEMVSKRRGLARADLALLTDGLRAEREQGITIDVAYRYFATPARKFILADCPGHVQYTRNTVTGSSTADVIVLLVDARNGVVEQTRRHLAVASLLRVPHVVLVVNKIDLVDYSEEVFTRIATEFSVLARSFGLVDSRCIPVSATEGDNVATHSARTAWYEGPTVLGFLETVDDTRRAVGSEFRFPVQLVIRPQQAPSAPWAAQLPAVDGDYRGYAGKVESGRVSVGEEVVVLPRGSHATVAGIDTPDGPLQVAVAGQSVVLRLTQDLDVSRGDILAATDAPPAPVREVNATVCWLAERTLAVGARVLVQHGTSITKAIVKSIDATLDLDTLPGALPEWVDADALGLNDIGRVRLALASPLPIDPYREHRTTGSFIIVDEADGWTLGAGMAGVSALAPPPHQHTPGKEAS, encoded by the coding sequence ATGCCCGGCACTGTGACACGCCCAGCACCGAGGACGGCGACCCCCGGCCGGACCCTGCTCCGGTTGGCGACGGCCGGCTCCGTCGACGACGGGAAGTCCACTCTGGTCGGCCGGCTGCTGTTTGACACCAACTCGGTGCTCAGCGACACCCTGGACCATGTGGAGATGGTCAGCAAGCGTCGCGGCCTGGCCCGCGCCGACCTGGCACTGCTCACCGACGGTCTTCGGGCCGAGCGCGAGCAGGGCATCACGATCGATGTCGCCTACCGCTACTTCGCCACACCCGCCCGCAAGTTCATCCTGGCCGACTGCCCGGGGCATGTGCAGTACACCCGCAACACGGTCACCGGCTCGTCCACCGCGGACGTGATCGTATTGCTCGTCGACGCCCGCAACGGTGTGGTCGAGCAGACCCGACGCCACCTTGCGGTGGCCTCGCTGCTGCGGGTGCCGCACGTCGTGCTGGTCGTCAACAAGATCGACCTGGTCGACTACTCCGAGGAGGTGTTCACCCGGATCGCCACCGAGTTCTCGGTGCTGGCCCGCAGCTTCGGTCTGGTCGACTCGCGCTGCATCCCGGTGTCGGCGACCGAGGGCGACAACGTCGCCACCCACTCGGCGCGGACGGCCTGGTACGAGGGGCCGACGGTGCTCGGTTTTCTGGAGACCGTCGACGACACCCGGCGGGCCGTGGGATCGGAGTTCCGGTTCCCGGTGCAGCTCGTCATCCGTCCGCAGCAGGCACCGTCCGCGCCCTGGGCCGCGCAGCTGCCGGCAGTGGACGGCGACTACCGCGGCTATGCCGGCAAGGTCGAATCCGGCCGGGTGTCGGTCGGTGAGGAGGTGGTCGTGCTGCCCAGGGGCTCACACGCCACGGTCGCCGGCATCGACACCCCGGACGGTCCGCTGCAGGTGGCGGTCGCCGGCCAGTCGGTCGTGCTGCGGCTGACCCAGGACCTTGACGTGTCCCGCGGCGACATCCTGGCTGCCACCGATGCCCCGCCGGCACCGGTACGCGAGGTCAACGCGACCGTCTGCTGGCTGGCCGAGCGCACGCTCGCGGTCGGCGCCCGGGTGCTGGTGCAGCACGGCACGTCGATCACGAAGGCCATCGTCAAGTCGATCGACGCCACTCTCGACCTGGACACTCTGCCGGGCGCGTTGCCGGAGTGGGTGGACGCCGACGCCCTCGGCCTGAACGACATCGGGCGGGTTCGGCTGGCGCTGGCCTCGCCGCTGCCGATCGACCCCTACCGCGAACATCGCACCACCGGCTCCTTCATCATCGTCGACGAGGCGGACGGCTGGACGCTCGGCGCGGGCATGGCGGGTGTCTCCGCCCTGGCCCCACCGCCACATCAGCACACCCCCGGAAAGGAAGCATCATGA
- the cysD gene encoding sulfate adenylyltransferase subunit CysD, translating to MSTNQTAAAFDGLRPLTELQALESESIHIFREVASTFASPVMLFSGGKDSVVMLHLAAKAFWPSPVPFELLHVDTGHNFDEVLAFRDEAVAFYGARLKVASVQDYIDDGRLRERPDGTRNPLQTVPLLDAITEGKHDAVFGGGRRDEERARAKERVYSLRDEFGQWDPRNQRPELWSLYNGRHLPGEHVRVFPLSNWTELDVWDYIEAEKIALPSIYYAHQREVVERDGMWVAITRVTPVRDGERTELRSVRYRTVGDMSCTAAVLSEATTVADVITEVGTSRLTERGATRADDRLSEAAMEDRKKEGYF from the coding sequence ATGAGCACCAACCAGACCGCCGCCGCCTTCGACGGGCTTCGGCCGCTGACCGAGCTGCAGGCGCTCGAGTCGGAGTCGATCCACATCTTCCGCGAGGTGGCCTCGACCTTCGCGTCCCCGGTGATGCTGTTCTCCGGCGGCAAGGACTCGGTGGTGATGCTGCACCTGGCAGCCAAGGCCTTCTGGCCTTCGCCGGTGCCGTTCGAACTCCTGCACGTCGACACAGGTCACAACTTCGACGAGGTGCTCGCCTTCCGGGACGAGGCCGTCGCCTTCTACGGTGCTCGGTTGAAGGTTGCCTCGGTGCAGGACTACATCGACGACGGCCGGCTGCGCGAGCGACCGGACGGCACCCGCAACCCGTTGCAGACCGTCCCGTTGCTGGACGCGATCACCGAAGGCAAACATGACGCCGTCTTCGGCGGCGGCCGTCGGGACGAGGAGCGGGCCCGCGCCAAGGAGCGGGTCTACAGCCTCAGGGATGAGTTCGGGCAGTGGGATCCCCGCAACCAGCGGCCCGAGCTCTGGTCGCTGTACAACGGCCGACACCTGCCCGGGGAGCACGTCCGGGTCTTCCCGTTGTCCAACTGGACCGAGCTGGATGTCTGGGACTACATCGAGGCGGAGAAGATCGCGCTGCCGTCCATCTACTACGCCCACCAGCGTGAGGTGGTCGAGCGCGACGGCATGTGGGTGGCGATCACCCGGGTCACTCCGGTGCGGGATGGGGAGCGGACCGAGCTCCGGTCGGTGCGCTACCGGACCGTCGGCGATATGTCCTGCACGGCCGCTGTGCTGTCCGAGGCGACGACCGTCGCGGATGTGATCACCGAGGTGGGCACCAGCCGGCTGACCGAGCGGGGCGCCACCCGCGCAGACGACCGTCTGTCCGAGGCGGCCATGGAGGATCGCAAGAAGGAAGGCTATTTCTGA